One window of the Archangium primigenium genome contains the following:
- a CDS encoding M23 family metallopeptidase, which yields MRSGRAAARWARSGWLVPLALLASTGCALTSSSLGGASAIPTDGQPLVLGELREPHAEPELIALRHTVAPGETLYRIALNHGVSVEALASANGIDDPRSLSVGQELIIPHAELRPVPVASESSPTPSRAPSASSRPASAARPTGKPGAKGAAARPVPETKGTLDWPLRGVLYARFGKKGREPHDGIDLAVPAGTPVKTAQEGEVLYAGEQRGYGLIVIVRHSEHLITLYAHNRDLRVSTGQKVRRAQVIATVGESGKTSGPQLHFEVRVDGKPVDPLDYLGPLPAS from the coding sequence TTGAGGTCGGGGCGGGCGGCGGCCCGCTGGGCGCGCTCCGGGTGGCTCGTGCCGCTCGCGCTGCTCGCGTCCACCGGGTGCGCGCTCACGTCGTCCTCGCTGGGCGGCGCCTCCGCCATTCCCACCGACGGGCAGCCCCTGGTGCTCGGCGAGCTGCGCGAGCCCCACGCCGAGCCGGAGCTCATCGCCCTGCGACACACCGTGGCGCCGGGCGAGACGCTCTACCGCATCGCCCTCAACCACGGCGTGAGCGTGGAGGCCCTGGCCTCGGCCAACGGCATCGACGATCCCCGCTCGCTCTCCGTGGGGCAGGAGCTCATCATCCCCCACGCGGAGCTGCGGCCCGTGCCCGTGGCCAGCGAGTCCTCGCCCACGCCCTCGCGCGCCCCGTCGGCGTCCTCCCGGCCGGCCTCCGCGGCGCGGCCGACGGGAAAGCCCGGGGCCAAGGGCGCCGCCGCCCGGCCCGTGCCGGAGACGAAGGGCACCCTGGACTGGCCCCTGAGGGGCGTGCTGTACGCCCGCTTCGGCAAGAAGGGGCGCGAGCCCCATGACGGCATCGACCTGGCGGTGCCCGCGGGCACGCCCGTCAAGACGGCCCAGGAAGGCGAGGTGCTGTACGCGGGGGAGCAGCGGGGCTATGGCCTCATCGTCATCGTCCGGCACTCCGAGCACCTCATCACCCTCTACGCCCACAACCGCGACCTGCGCGTGAGCACCGGCCAGAAGGTGCGGCGCGCCCAGGTCATCGCCACCGTGGGGGAGTCGGGCAAGACGAGCGGCCCCCAGCTGCACTTCGAGGTGCGGGTGGATGGCAAGCCGGTCGATCCGCTCGACTACCTGGGCCCCCTGCCCGCGTCGTGA
- a CDS encoding tetratricopeptide repeat protein has protein sequence MSSRWRVLPLVLLLCAACDDGPKMPGPKEQAEGYYIKGNAEYLQGNFDEALKSFDTMKTLQPEDPRLPAALGEVYLSMGRLNDALAQFELALKNDPKRSTNWSRVGFIHAQLGHVDEAQSALRKALALYPRDYNALEQLAELHLKRGEKEPALKHLLLAADVSPDALKAGLVMRAVDLLTTEGRHAEALQLLTDVIAKGLRDPQLLTAQGDELVRAGQLPGAAAAYREAASKSPRDPTLWELVGEISMKLDKPGDAQAAYRESLRVKDRAIIHVALARLHLGRGEREAAEQELNKALETVSGSDVREMTELAELLVAFGRKPDALRIFSSLSAEPDHAKDVALQLRTATLARELKQEGMVASACERIAQSGTKLKKCP, from the coding sequence ATGTCCTCGCGCTGGCGTGTCCTGCCCCTCGTCCTCCTCCTGTGCGCGGCCTGTGACGACGGGCCCAAGATGCCGGGCCCCAAGGAGCAGGCCGAGGGCTACTACATCAAGGGCAATGCCGAGTACCTCCAGGGCAACTTCGACGAGGCGCTCAAGTCCTTCGACACCATGAAGACGCTGCAGCCGGAGGATCCGCGCCTGCCCGCGGCGCTCGGCGAGGTGTACCTGTCCATGGGCCGGCTCAACGACGCGCTCGCCCAGTTCGAGCTCGCGCTCAAGAACGATCCCAAGCGCTCCACCAACTGGAGCCGGGTGGGCTTCATCCACGCCCAGCTCGGTCACGTGGACGAGGCCCAGAGCGCCCTGCGCAAGGCCCTGGCCCTCTATCCCCGCGACTACAACGCGCTCGAGCAGCTGGCGGAGCTGCACCTCAAGCGCGGCGAGAAGGAGCCCGCGCTCAAGCACCTGCTGCTCGCCGCCGACGTCAGCCCGGACGCGCTCAAGGCCGGCCTGGTGATGCGCGCCGTGGACCTGCTCACCACCGAGGGGCGCCATGCCGAGGCGCTCCAACTGCTCACCGACGTCATCGCCAAGGGCCTGAGGGATCCGCAGCTGCTCACGGCGCAGGGGGACGAGCTGGTGCGCGCGGGGCAGTTGCCCGGCGCCGCGGCCGCCTACCGCGAGGCCGCGAGCAAGTCCCCGCGGGATCCCACCTTGTGGGAGCTGGTCGGTGAAATTTCCATGAAGCTGGACAAGCCGGGGGACGCGCAGGCCGCCTACCGCGAGTCACTGCGCGTGAAGGATCGCGCCATCATCCACGTGGCCCTGGCGCGGCTGCACCTGGGTCGCGGCGAGCGCGAGGCCGCCGAGCAGGAGTTGAACAAGGCCCTGGAGACCGTGTCCGGCTCGGACGTGCGCGAGATGACCGAGCTGGCGGAGCTGCTCGTCGCGTTCGGCCGCAAGCCCGACGCCCTGCGCATCTTCTCCAGCCTGAGCGCCGAGCCGGACCACGCCAAGGACGTGGCGCTGCAGCTGCGCACCGCCACGCTCGCCCGGGAGCTCAAGCAGGAGGGGATGGTGGCCTCGGCCTGCGAGCGCATTGCTCAGTCCGGCACGAAGCTCAAGAAGTGTCCTTGA
- the surE gene encoding 5'/3'-nucleotidase SurE — protein sequence MSDKTPRILVSNDDGYFSEGLRALVDAVSPLGEVWVVAPDREQSAASHAISLWRPLRITPVRERWFAVDGTPADCSYLAVHHLMKDARPRIMVSGINHGANLADDVNYSGTVAAAREAALLGIPSIAFSLVSRPPFDFRPAARFARSLVAAALAQPALPPRMLLSVNVPQGEPTGYAITRLGRHSYGYDVVEKEDPRGRKYYWIGGTSYQHEDLPGSDCNAVHFDRRISVTPLNFELTDLQALQALERWTLEGFAGAGRGGD from the coding sequence GTGTCCGACAAGACTCCCCGCATCCTGGTCTCCAACGACGACGGCTACTTCTCGGAGGGTCTGCGCGCCCTGGTGGACGCGGTGTCCCCGCTGGGCGAGGTGTGGGTGGTGGCGCCGGATCGCGAGCAGAGCGCGGCCTCGCACGCCATCTCGCTCTGGCGCCCCCTGCGCATCACCCCGGTGCGCGAGCGCTGGTTCGCCGTGGATGGCACGCCGGCGGACTGCTCGTATCTGGCGGTGCACCACCTCATGAAGGATGCTCGGCCCCGGATCATGGTGTCCGGCATCAATCACGGGGCCAACCTGGCCGATGACGTCAACTACTCGGGGACGGTGGCGGCCGCCCGCGAGGCGGCGCTGCTGGGCATCCCCAGCATCGCGTTCAGCCTCGTGTCGCGCCCGCCGTTCGACTTCCGGCCCGCGGCGCGCTTCGCCCGCTCGCTGGTGGCCGCGGCGCTCGCCCAGCCCGCCTTGCCCCCGCGCATGCTCCTGAGCGTCAACGTGCCCCAGGGCGAGCCCACCGGCTACGCCATCACCCGTCTGGGCCGCCACTCCTACGGCTACGACGTGGTGGAGAAGGAGGATCCGCGCGGCCGCAAGTACTACTGGATCGGCGGCACCTCCTATCAACACGAGGACCTGCCCGGCAGCGACTGCAACGCCGTGCACTTCGACCGCCGCATCTCCGTCACGCCGCTCAACTTCGAGCTCACGGATCTCCAGGCGCTCCAGGCGCTGGAGCGCTGGACGCTCGAGGGCTTCGCGGGCGCGGGCAGGGGGGGGGATTGA
- a CDS encoding CHAT domain-containing tetratricopeptide repeat protein has product MRWVFGWMLVMTLGCATAIETGRQSMDARLLEAQAAINVATKLKESGGYSAALVQAEHALALRKEILGDAHPDVASCLNLLGELYLRQGDMAHAEQVLVRALAIRESVFGQDHLEVAQSLNLLAYLHQMQGSYEQAQSLFERALAIREAILGPNHSDVARALNNLANLYEDQGMYSQTAILLQRALTILETTSGKNHLDVAVLLNSLAALDMEQGFYNSAESRFQRSLAIREAALGPNHPDVAILLSNLAALYWVQGLYHQAESFHHRALAIQEVVLGPNHLDVADSLNNIANLYSDRGLYGLSESLLQRALTIREAVLGPNHPDVADSFSSIAALYAEQGLYSRAEPLLRRAIGIMEASFDKNHPRVAQVLNSLSALYLNQGFYSQAEPLLQRALAIREASLDAGHHDLARTLNNLAIAYSDQGLYSQAEPLFERALSIRKAALGEEHPEVAHSLRCIADLYADQGLYERAEPLLRRSLTIREKVLGESHPLVVESLDSLARLRLGQHRLAEALPLLARSFAITEQRLRVEALDFSESRLSEFLKYVREDEQFLYALLRAHPDDARVRRLVLGAVLLRKGRSLEETANVSRILNQKLGEADQEALERLRGLRTQLAALSLEGPGASPAEAYQLQYQSLIKHGDMIEADLASRSAPLRALTALPGPWDIIDRVARSLSKDSALIEFIDYEDKPLSPKAGVPTAKRAGQSYYLALVLFPDASTRAVALGRAESLDAAISRFREALTSKELSAQVRARELHSRVFAPLLPLLGKTRRLVLSPDGQLGLVPFAALHDGRGYLVDSFDFTYVTSGRELLPRLQQGDPASSVIVLANPRFSAPTASGKSAVPSVAAPLQHSRLLLSEPVDPSRNAWEALPGTLLEAEGIRRLLPQARLFLGADATKERLLHLTTPGILHVATHGFFLGDSPSVPGARALGFIGSRDCLPPPQQEPLLNSGLVLSESQAGGTAPACPHSSLVTALELAGLDLWGTQLVVLSACDTGRGNVHLGQGISGLRRALVVAGAETVVMSLWKVDDDATRLLMDGYYRSLLAGRGRASALREAMRSLRKTHPHPHDWASFIAVGSDAPLRGITPVPSLIP; this is encoded by the coding sequence ATGCGTTGGGTCTTTGGTTGGATGTTGGTGATGACCTTGGGCTGTGCGACGGCAATAGAGACAGGTCGCCAGTCAATGGATGCGAGGCTGCTGGAGGCTCAAGCCGCCATCAACGTGGCCACGAAACTCAAGGAATCGGGCGGGTACTCCGCAGCCTTGGTACAAGCCGAGCATGCGCTTGCGCTCAGGAAGGAAATCCTTGGCGATGCGCATCCAGATGTCGCCAGTTGCTTGAATCTGTTGGGTGAACTCTACCTTCGACAAGGGGACATGGCTCATGCCGAGCAAGTCCTCGTGCGCGCTCTCGCCATCCGCGAATCGGTGTTCGGGCAGGATCATCTTGAGGTCGCTCAGTCGCTCAACCTACTTGCCTACCTGCACCAAATGCAGGGCTCGTACGAACAGGCCCAGTCCTTGTTCGAGCGAGCGCTTGCCATCCGGGAGGCCATTCTCGGCCCAAACCACTCCGATGTTGCCCGCGCGCTCAACAATCTCGCCAATCTCTACGAAGACCAAGGAATGTACAGCCAGACAGCGATTCTTCTACAACGTGCGCTCACGATTCTGGAGACGACATCCGGAAAGAATCACCTCGACGTCGCTGTCTTGCTCAACAGCCTAGCCGCCCTGGATATGGAACAGGGTTTCTACAACTCGGCCGAATCCCGCTTTCAGCGCTCGCTCGCCATCCGGGAGGCGGCCCTTGGTCCAAATCATCCTGATGTCGCCATTTTGCTCAGCAATCTCGCCGCCCTTTACTGGGTGCAAGGGTTGTATCATCAGGCCGAGTCCTTCCATCATCGTGCACTTGCCATTCAGGAAGTCGTCCTTGGTCCAAATCACCTTGACGTCGCGGACTCACTCAACAACATCGCCAACCTCTATTCGGATAGGGGATTGTATGGTTTGTCCGAGTCCCTCCTTCAGCGTGCACTCACCATCAGAGAGGCCGTCCTTGGTCCGAATCACCCTGATGTCGCTGACTCATTCAGCAGTATCGCCGCCCTCTACGCGGAGCAGGGACTGTACAGTAGGGCCGAGCCTCTTTTGCGGAGAGCTATCGGCATCATGGAAGCCTCCTTCGACAAAAATCATCCCCGCGTCGCCCAAGTGCTCAATTCGCTTTCCGCGCTTTATTTAAACCAGGGGTTCTACAGCCAAGCCGAGCCACTCCTCCAGCGTGCACTTGCCATCAGGGAGGCAAGCCTTGATGCTGGCCACCACGATCTCGCCAGGACGCTTAACAATCTCGCTATCGCCTACTCGGATCAGGGCTTGTACAGCCAAGCCGAGCCTTTATTCGAGCGCGCTCTTTCCATCAGGAAGGCGGCCCTTGGCGAGGAGCATCCCGAAGTCGCCCATTCGCTCAGATGTATAGCCGATCTCTACGCGGACCAAGGGTTGTACGAACGGGCAGAGCCTCTACTCAGGCGCTCGCTCACCATACGGGAGAAGGTTCTTGGCGAGAGCCATCCCCTCGTCGTCGAATCGCTTGACTCTCTGGCACGGTTGCGTTTGGGGCAGCATCGCCTTGCCGAGGCATTGCCCCTTCTTGCTCGCTCCTTCGCCATCACCGAACAGCGCCTGCGGGTTGAAGCGCTCGACTTTTCAGAGTCGCGTCTTTCTGAGTTTTTGAAGTATGTGCGCGAGGATGAGCAGTTTTTGTATGCACTGCTGCGTGCTCACCCGGACGACGCCCGAGTGCGTCGTCTGGTCCTGGGTGCCGTGCTTCTACGCAAAGGCCGTTCTCTCGAGGAGACCGCCAACGTCTCCCGCATCCTCAACCAGAAGTTGGGTGAGGCGGACCAGGAGGCACTCGAGCGGCTTCGAGGCTTGCGTACCCAACTGGCGGCCCTCTCGCTCGAGGGGCCTGGTGCCTCGCCTGCAGAGGCCTACCAGCTGCAGTATCAAAGCTTGATTAAGCACGGCGACATGATCGAGGCGGACCTAGCCAGTCGTTCGGCGCCTCTGCGTGCGCTCACCGCGCTGCCTGGTCCTTGGGACATCATCGACCGGGTAGCCAGGTCGCTTTCCAAGGACAGTGCCCTGATCGAGTTCATCGACTATGAGGACAAACCCCTTTCACCCAAAGCTGGTGTCCCCACAGCGAAGCGCGCAGGTCAGTCCTATTACCTCGCTTTGGTGCTCTTTCCGGATGCGTCCACCCGTGCCGTGGCGCTGGGCCGGGCGGAGTCCCTTGATGCCGCCATCTCACGTTTTCGTGAGGCCCTGACGAGCAAGGAACTGTCCGCGCAGGTCAGGGCGCGGGAACTCCACTCGCGTGTCTTCGCTCCTTTGTTGCCTTTGCTGGGGAAGACCCGTCGTCTCGTGCTGTCTCCCGACGGTCAGTTGGGCTTGGTTCCCTTCGCCGCCCTTCACGATGGCCGGGGCTACTTGGTGGACTCGTTTGACTTCACCTACGTCACCTCCGGACGTGAGTTGTTGCCTCGTCTCCAGCAAGGCGATCCAGCCTCCTCTGTCATTGTTCTCGCCAATCCACGGTTTTCCGCTCCTACCGCCTCGGGGAAAAGCGCGGTTCCGTCCGTCGCCGCTCCGCTCCAGCACTCGCGCCTTCTCCTTTCGGAGCCTGTGGACCCAAGCCGGAATGCCTGGGAGGCACTTCCCGGCACATTGCTGGAGGCGGAAGGAATACGGCGTCTGTTGCCCCAAGCGCGGCTCTTCCTCGGCGCCGACGCCACCAAGGAGCGGCTGTTGCACTTGACCACTCCAGGCATCCTCCACGTCGCCACGCATGGCTTCTTCCTCGGCGACTCGCCCTCCGTCCCGGGCGCTCGAGCGCTGGGGTTCATCGGCTCAAGGGACTGCCTCCCGCCGCCCCAGCAGGAGCCTCTGCTCAATTCCGGTCTCGTCTTGAGTGAGTCGCAAGCGGGGGGGACCGCGCCCGCGTGTCCCCATTCCTCCCTGGTCACTGCCCTGGAGTTGGCGGGGCTCGACCTGTGGGGCACTCAGCTCGTGGTGCTCTCCGCCTGTGACACCGGCCGGGGGAATGTACACTTGGGGCAGGGCATCTCCGGTTTGCGTCGCGCCCTGGTGGTGGCCGGCGCCGAGACCGTGGTCATGAGCTTGTGGAAAGTAGACGACGACGCCACGCGCCTGCTCATGGATGGCTATTACCGCAGCCTCCTGGCGGGGCGGGGGAGGGCTTCCGCGCTGCGCGAGGCCATGCGCTCGCTTCGGAAGACCCATCCCCATCCCCATGACTGGGCCTCCTTCATCGCCGTAGGCAGCGATGCGCCCTTGCGTGGCATCACGCCCGTGCCGTCGTTGATTCCCTGA
- a CDS encoding sensor histidine kinase produces the protein MVSDPSDAQALLDAQRRSYLNGAICLVCGLLFHCLVSGELIVPLVLSQLVLIGAFLVMVLTLGRGWLTSTRAGILGGLFGLLSATLFVHWSGGPASPYIHIFGALPFMLALFTPGSSLPTLVSGFTALVAMMTVSLLDRRPLRLVVLQAFFGLALLTLAFLGTRLYQRVIHAQRRAHEERLQALERLAESERLRGRAERERAEVERLVLVGQLAAGVAHEVNNPLAFVKANLSYLTREADDPARPLDREEFKSLLEETQQGVLRIQQIVTDLKDFSRAGHMGEEEQGDLAEALREAGRLASVRLGDGTEVALELGAALPPVRLGQRHIVQVMVNLLLNAVDAIEQAQPPRRPLIRVRAWRETDHVRVQVEDNGPGIPPEALSRLFEPFFTTKPPGKGTGLGLALCREYVGRVGGTLHAENRAEGGARFILSLPLA, from the coding sequence ATGGTGTCCGATCCCTCCGACGCTCAGGCCCTGTTGGACGCACAGCGGCGCAGTTACCTCAACGGGGCGATCTGCCTCGTGTGTGGCCTGCTGTTCCACTGCCTCGTGTCGGGCGAGCTGATCGTCCCGCTGGTGCTCTCCCAGCTGGTGTTGATCGGCGCGTTCCTCGTCATGGTGCTGACCCTGGGCCGGGGCTGGCTGACGTCGACCCGGGCCGGCATCCTCGGGGGCCTGTTCGGCCTGCTGTCCGCGACGCTCTTCGTCCACTGGAGCGGCGGGCCCGCCAGTCCCTACATCCACATCTTCGGCGCCCTGCCATTCATGCTGGCCCTGTTCACGCCCGGCAGCAGCCTGCCCACGCTGGTGAGCGGCTTCACGGCGCTCGTCGCGATGATGACCGTGAGCCTGTTGGATCGCAGGCCGCTGCGCCTGGTGGTGCTCCAGGCCTTCTTTGGCCTCGCGCTGCTGACGCTGGCCTTCCTGGGCACGCGGCTCTACCAGCGCGTGATCCACGCCCAGCGGCGGGCCCACGAGGAGCGCCTGCAGGCCCTGGAGCGGCTCGCGGAGAGCGAGCGGCTGCGGGGCCGCGCCGAGCGCGAGCGCGCGGAGGTGGAGCGGCTGGTGCTGGTGGGGCAGCTCGCCGCGGGGGTCGCCCACGAGGTGAACAACCCCCTGGCCTTCGTGAAGGCCAACCTGAGCTACCTCACGCGCGAGGCGGACGACCCCGCGCGGCCCCTGGATCGCGAGGAGTTCAAGAGCCTGCTCGAGGAGACCCAGCAGGGCGTGCTGCGCATCCAGCAGATCGTCACCGACCTCAAGGACTTCTCGCGCGCCGGGCACATGGGCGAGGAGGAGCAGGGGGACCTGGCCGAGGCCCTGCGCGAGGCGGGCCGCCTGGCCTCGGTGCGGCTGGGGGACGGGACCGAGGTGGCGCTGGAGCTCGGCGCGGCGCTGCCACCGGTGCGCCTGGGCCAGCGGCACATCGTGCAGGTGATGGTGAACCTGCTGCTCAACGCGGTGGATGCCATCGAGCAGGCCCAGCCCCCGCGTCGGCCCCTCATCCGGGTGCGCGCGTGGCGCGAGACGGACCACGTGCGCGTGCAGGTGGAGGACAACGGGCCGGGCATCCCTCCCGAGGCGCTGTCCCGGCTCTTCGAGCCCTTCTTCACCACCAAGCCCCCGGGCAAGGGCACGGGCCTGGGGCTCGCCCTGTGCCGGGAGTACGTCGGGCGGGTGGGCGGCACGCTCCACGCGGAGAACCGCGCCGAGGGCGGCGCCCGCTTCATCCTGTCGCTGCCCCTGGCTTGA